In Flavobacterium okayamense, a single window of DNA contains:
- the mtgA gene encoding monofunctional biosynthetic peptidoglycan transglycosylase: protein MGQKIFRFVWKTFLWFNIISVFFVLLYKFVPVPYTPLMAIRALEQKEAGKEMTCSHDWVDIEYISPNLQKAVIASEDGKFLEHNGFDFDSMQKAFEKNQKGKKIRGGSTISQQTAKNVFLWPGRSYIRKGFEAYFTVLIELLWSKERIMEVYLNSIEMGDGVYGAEAASKHWYHKEARNLSKYEAAGIAVILPNPRKYKPVNSGPYINRRKATITKYIGYVDLTY from the coding sequence ATGGGTCAGAAAATTTTCCGTTTTGTTTGGAAAACTTTTCTATGGTTTAATATCATTAGTGTTTTCTTTGTTTTATTATACAAATTTGTACCTGTACCTTATACACCGTTGATGGCGATAAGAGCTTTAGAGCAAAAGGAAGCCGGGAAAGAAATGACTTGCTCACACGATTGGGTTGATATTGAATATATTTCTCCCAATCTTCAAAAAGCGGTTATTGCTAGCGAAGATGGCAAGTTTTTAGAGCATAATGGTTTCGATTTTGATTCTATGCAAAAGGCGTTTGAGAAAAATCAAAAAGGGAAAAAAATTAGAGGGGGAAGTACCATTTCACAACAAACGGCTAAAAACGTTTTTCTTTGGCCAGGACGTAGCTACATTCGTAAAGGTTTTGAAGCTTACTTTACAGTTTTAATTGAACTCTTGTGGAGTAAAGAACGTATTATGGAAGTTTATTTAAACAGCATTGAAATGGGTGATGGTGTTTATGGCGCCGAAGCAGCTTCAAAACATTGGTACCATAAAGAGGCGCGAAATTTATCGAAATATGAAGCAGCTGGAATTGCAGTAATTTTACCTAATCCCAGAAAATATAAACCTGTAAATTCTGGGCCCTATATTAATCGTAGAAAAGCTACTATTACCAAATATATTGGGTATGTAGATTTAACATATTAA
- a CDS encoding transglutaminase domain-containing protein produces the protein MRRLFIILFFFTTLSPKAQVSDFDSINFTRADNIAKLNEGESLDNLPILAYNLTHKLNTDIEKFRAIFYWVSNNINADDALNSKVLHKRRKFKNDSLAFISWDKKNKKKFFKKLITQKRTVCTGYAYLIKELCFFSNIECEIINGYGRTFESNVESLDLVNHSWNTVKLNNKWYLCDATWASGYLAEKGKFIKEYNDGYFLTEPHLFEKNHIPENKKKEINQIFPLVYGETFKLNIDPILPSTLKLNCKIGEVITFSYKSLNNEYIPSLIQLKGVKEIPFKIFDVQKKNNITSFKYSFTNKGNYDVHLKANNDIVATYIINVE, from the coding sequence GTGAGAAGATTATTTATCATTTTATTTTTTTTTACAACTTTATCACCTAAAGCTCAGGTATCAGATTTTGATTCAATAAATTTTACAAGAGCAGATAATATTGCAAAACTCAATGAAGGTGAAAGTTTAGATAATTTGCCAATTCTTGCTTATAATCTTACTCACAAACTCAACACTGATATTGAGAAATTTAGAGCAATTTTTTATTGGGTAAGTAATAATATTAATGCTGATGATGCACTTAATTCAAAAGTCTTACATAAAAGAAGAAAATTTAAGAACGATAGCTTAGCTTTTATTAGTTGGGATAAAAAAAATAAAAAAAAATTCTTTAAAAAACTTATAACCCAAAAACGAACTGTTTGTACTGGTTATGCTTATTTAATAAAAGAACTTTGTTTTTTTTCAAATATCGAATGCGAAATAATTAATGGTTATGGAAGAACATTTGAAAGCAATGTTGAATCATTAGACTTAGTTAACCACTCATGGAATACTGTAAAATTAAACAACAAATGGTATTTATGTGATGCTACTTGGGCAAGTGGGTATTTAGCAGAAAAAGGAAAGTTTATAAAGGAATATAATGATGGTTATTTCTTGACTGAACCTCACTTATTTGAAAAAAATCACATTCCTGAAAATAAAAAAAAGGAAATAAATCAAATCTTTCCTCTTGTTTATGGTGAAACTTTTAAATTAAACATTGACCCAATTTTACCTAGTACTTTAAAATTAAATTGTAAAATAGGAGAAGTAATTACTTTTAGTTATAAAAGTTTAAACAATGAATATATACCATCACTCATTCAACTAAAGGGAGTTAAAGAAATTCCATTTAAAATTTTTGATGTTCAAAAAAAGAATAATATAACTTCTTTTAAATATTCTTTTACAAATAAAGGAAATTATGATGTACATCTTAAAGCAAATAATGATATAGTTGCTACTTATATTATTAATGTAGAATAA
- the mscL gene encoding large conductance mechanosensitive channel protein MscL, translated as MLKEFKNFIMTGNVVEFAVAVIMAGAVGAVVNGFVNDIVMPFVGYFTGGVDFADKKIVLTEAIAASEGVAEVAEVAIRYGSWVNTLVNLVIVGFVMFMIVKAYNKTKKPVFEEAPAPAGPTQEELLAEIRDLLKK; from the coding sequence ATGCTAAAAGAATTTAAGAATTTTATTATGACTGGAAACGTTGTTGAGTTTGCAGTTGCAGTAATTATGGCAGGCGCAGTAGGTGCTGTTGTAAATGGTTTTGTTAACGATATTGTTATGCCTTTTGTAGGTTATTTTACAGGTGGTGTAGATTTCGCTGACAAAAAAATTGTTTTAACCGAAGCCATTGCTGCTTCTGAAGGAGTAGCTGAAGTAGCTGAAGTAGCTATTCGTTATGGCTCTTGGGTAAACACTTTAGTAAACTTAGTAATTGTTGGATTCGTAATGTTCATGATTGTTAAAGCTTATAACAAAACAAAAAAACCAGTATTTGAAGAAGCTCCGGCACCAGCAGGACCAACTCAAGAAGAATTGTTAGCAGAAATTAGAGATTTACTAAAAAAATAA
- a CDS encoding prolyl oligopeptidase family serine peptidase, with the protein MKKTITLLFAATAIIACKKEETKTEELDMSVVYPQTKKVDTIDVYFGDSINDPYRWLEDDRSAETEAWVKAENEVTFGYLNKIPFRNQIKERLEKLWNYEKISAPFKEGNYTYFYKNDGLQNQSVLYRKDASGKEEVFLDPNTFSKDGTTSLGGLSFTKDGTMAAYAISEGGSDWRKVIVVDTQTKEQIGDTIVDVKFSGMSWYKNDGFYYSSYDKPKGSELSAKTDQHKLYYHKLGTKQSEDKVVFGLKEKRRYVGGYVTEDENYLIISGANATNGNELYIKDLSNNGPIVNIINNFDSNSDVIDNIGTKFYVVTDYQAPNKKIVTFDLAKPQQENWVDFIAETENVLSPSTGGGYIFTKYMKDAVSQIKQYDYEGKLVREIELPGVGSAGGFGGKKEETTLYYSFTNYVTPGTIYEFDPKPGASKVYNKPNVDFKSEDYESKQVFYTSKDGAKVPMIITYKKGTELNGKNPTILYGYGGFNVSLTPSFSIANAVWMENGGVYAVANLRGGGEYGKKWHDAGTQMQKQNVFDDFIAAAEYLIKEKYTSSDYLAIKGGSNGGLLVGATMTQRPDLMKVAIPQVGVLDMLRYHTFTAGAGWAYDYGTSEQSKEMFEYLKGYSPVHNVKEGTQYPATLVTTGDHDDRVVPAHSFKFAAELQAKQTGPNPVLIRIDTNAGHGAGKSTEAIINEQVDIQAFALYNMGIRELK; encoded by the coding sequence ATGAAAAAAACAATAACACTTCTTTTTGCTGCTACCGCAATTATTGCATGTAAAAAAGAAGAAACTAAAACAGAAGAATTAGACATGAGTGTGGTTTATCCGCAAACAAAAAAAGTTGATACAATTGATGTATACTTTGGTGATTCCATTAATGATCCTTACCGTTGGTTAGAAGACGACAGAAGTGCAGAAACTGAGGCTTGGGTTAAAGCTGAAAACGAAGTAACATTTGGTTATTTAAACAAAATTCCATTTCGTAATCAAATTAAAGAACGTTTAGAAAAACTTTGGAATTACGAAAAGATTTCTGCACCATTTAAAGAAGGAAATTATACTTATTTCTATAAAAATGATGGTTTACAAAATCAATCTGTTTTATACAGAAAAGACGCAAGTGGTAAAGAAGAAGTTTTCTTAGACCCAAATACTTTTTCAAAAGATGGTACAACTTCACTAGGTGGTTTAAGTTTTACAAAAGATGGAACAATGGCTGCCTATGCTATATCTGAAGGAGGAAGCGATTGGAGAAAAGTAATCGTAGTAGACACACAGACTAAAGAACAAATTGGCGACACAATTGTTGATGTAAAGTTCAGTGGAATGTCTTGGTATAAAAATGATGGTTTTTATTATTCAAGCTATGACAAGCCAAAGGGAAGCGAGCTTTCGGCTAAAACAGACCAACACAAACTATACTATCATAAACTTGGCACAAAACAAAGTGAAGACAAAGTTGTTTTTGGTTTAAAAGAAAAAAGAAGATATGTAGGTGGTTATGTTACTGAAGATGAGAACTATTTAATTATTTCGGGCGCAAATGCCACAAACGGAAACGAATTGTATATTAAAGATTTATCAAACAATGGTCCTATTGTTAACATTATCAACAACTTTGATAGCAATAGCGATGTGATTGATAATATTGGCACAAAATTCTATGTTGTAACCGATTATCAAGCGCCAAACAAAAAAATTGTAACTTTTGATTTAGCAAAACCTCAACAAGAAAATTGGGTTGATTTTATTGCAGAAACAGAAAATGTATTATCACCATCAACTGGTGGCGGTTACATCTTTACAAAATATATGAAAGATGCTGTTTCTCAAATCAAACAATACGATTATGAAGGAAAACTAGTTCGTGAAATCGAACTTCCCGGAGTTGGTTCTGCAGGTGGATTTGGAGGTAAAAAAGAAGAAACAACTTTGTATTATTCGTTTACTAACTATGTTACTCCAGGGACAATATATGAGTTTGATCCAAAACCTGGAGCTTCAAAAGTTTACAACAAACCAAATGTAGATTTCAAATCAGAAGATTACGAGTCAAAACAAGTATTTTACACTTCTAAAGATGGTGCTAAAGTTCCAATGATTATAACTTATAAAAAAGGAACTGAATTAAATGGTAAAAACCCAACTATCTTATATGGTTATGGCGGATTTAATGTTAGTCTTACGCCAAGTTTTAGTATTGCTAATGCTGTTTGGATGGAAAATGGTGGAGTTTATGCCGTAGCTAACTTACGTGGAGGTGGTGAATATGGTAAAAAATGGCACGATGCAGGAACTCAAATGCAAAAACAAAACGTATTTGACGATTTCATTGCTGCTGCAGAATATTTAATAAAAGAGAAATATACTTCATCAGATTATTTAGCAATTAAAGGTGGTTCAAACGGAGGTTTATTAGTTGGTGCAACGATGACGCAACGTCCTGATTTAATGAAAGTAGCGATTCCACAAGTTGGTGTTTTAGATATGTTACGTTATCATACATTTACAGCAGGAGCTGGTTGGGCTTACGATTATGGAACAAGCGAGCAAAGCAAAGAAATGTTTGAATACTTAAAGGGTTATTCTCCGGTTCACAATGTAAAAGAAGGAACGCAATACCCTGCAACTTTAGTTACTACTGGTGATCATGATGATAGAGTAGTTCCTGCACACAGTTTCAAATTCGCTGCTGAATTACAAGCGAAACAAACGGGACCAAACCCAGTTCTTATTAGAATTGATACCAATGCTGGACATGGTGCTGGTAAATCTACTGAAGCCATTATTAATGAGCAAGTAGATATTCAAGCATTTGCTTTGTATAATATGGGGATTAGAGAATTGAAATAA
- a CDS encoding TIGR00266 family protein translates to MQAHEIDYHIYGEEMQYVEIELDPQEVVVAEAGSFMMMENGIKMETIFGDGSKQEGGIFGKLLSAGKRVLTGESLFMTAYQNIDMGKRKVSFASPYPGKIVAIDLMKYGGKFVCQKDAFLCAAKGVSVGIDFSRKLGRGLFGGEGFIMQKLEGDGMAFVHAGGTLARKELQPGEVLKVDTGCIVGFTKDVHYDIEFVGGIKNTIFGGEGVFFATLRGPGVAYIQSLPFSRLADRVIQAAPQMGGKDKGEGSLLGGLGNLLDGDNRF, encoded by the coding sequence ATGCAAGCACATGAAATAGATTACCATATTTATGGTGAAGAAATGCAATATGTTGAGATAGAACTTGATCCGCAAGAAGTTGTTGTTGCCGAAGCAGGAAGTTTTATGATGATGGAAAACGGTATCAAAATGGAAACTATTTTTGGAGACGGAAGCAAACAAGAAGGTGGAATTTTCGGTAAGTTGTTATCGGCAGGGAAACGTGTTTTAACAGGCGAAAGTTTGTTTATGACGGCTTACCAAAATATAGATATGGGCAAGCGCAAAGTATCTTTTGCATCGCCTTATCCTGGGAAAATTGTGGCGATAGATTTAATGAAATATGGTGGTAAATTTGTTTGCCAAAAAGACGCTTTTCTATGTGCGGCAAAAGGAGTTTCGGTAGGAATTGACTTTTCAAGAAAGTTAGGTAGAGGATTGTTCGGTGGAGAAGGATTTATCATGCAGAAATTAGAAGGAGATGGAATGGCATTTGTACATGCAGGTGGAACATTAGCACGTAAAGAACTTCAACCAGGTGAAGTTTTAAAAGTAGATACGGGTTGTATTGTTGGATTTACTAAAGACGTACATTACGATATTGAATTTGTAGGCGGAATTAAAAATACCATTTTTGGAGGCGAAGGTGTTTTCTTCGCAACACTTCGCGGACCTGGAGTGGCATATATACAATCCTTACCGTTTAGCCGTTTAGCTGATAGAGTAATTCAGGCGGCACCACAAATGGGAGGAAAGGATAAAGGAGAAGGAAGTTTACTTGGCGGACTTGGAAATCTTTTAGATGGAGATAATAGGTTTTAA
- a CDS encoding carboxypeptidase-like regulatory domain-containing protein yields the protein MSNKFYLNIDSPCSEDFNSFTPTKEGGFCSSCTKNVVDFTKLSHEEINTYFNNKRNNNICGRFKTEQLNTIRDPQYKRSNFFGYLSGIAIACLTFFNSSNLQAQEIKNQNETNDKTKIKTEDTKEQKLITAKGIVSDDLGPIAGASVTLEGTNITTTTDFDGNFEFPKKLKVGDVLIFSYVGNTSKKVIMNENSASNVELKVDLIECGVMIMGKVAKKGVYSSKKQLYR from the coding sequence ATGAGTAATAAATTCTATTTAAATATTGACTCTCCTTGTTCAGAAGATTTTAATTCATTTACTCCTACTAAAGAAGGTGGCTTTTGTAGTTCATGTACAAAAAATGTTGTTGATTTCACAAAATTATCTCATGAAGAAATTAACACTTATTTCAACAACAAACGAAACAATAATATTTGTGGACGCTTTAAAACGGAGCAATTAAATACTATTCGTGACCCACAATATAAAAGAAGTAACTTTTTTGGATATCTAAGTGGAATTGCAATAGCCTGTCTTACATTTTTTAATAGTTCAAATTTACAAGCACAAGAAATTAAAAATCAAAATGAAACCAACGATAAAACTAAAATAAAAACCGAAGACACAAAAGAACAAAAACTAATTACTGCTAAAGGAATAGTGTCAGATGATTTAGGGCCAATTGCTGGAGCAAGTGTTACATTAGAAGGAACTAATATAACAACAACAACGGACTTTGATGGTAATTTCGAATTCCCTAAAAAGCTTAAAGTTGGTGATGTCTTAATCTTTAGTTATGTGGGTAATACCTCCAAAAAAGTAATAATGAATGAAAATTCTGCTTCTAATGTAGAATTAAAAGTAGATTTAATTGAGTGCGGTGTTATGATAATGGGTAAAGTAGCCAAAAAGGGAGTTTACTCTTCAAAAAAACAACTTTATAGGTGA
- a CDS encoding aspartate-semialdehyde dehydrogenase gives MKIAVVGATGMVGEVMLKVLSESSLPVTELIPVASEKSVGKQIEWRGKTYSVVGLVTAVEMKPDVALFSAGGQTSLDWAPKFAAVGTTVIDNSSAWRMDETKKLVVPEINANVLTKEDKIIANPNCSTIQMVMALAPLHKKYKAKRVIVSTYQSITGTGVKAVEQLENEYKGTQGEMAYKYQIHRNAIPQCDVFEENGYTKEEMKLVRETKKILNDNTIAVTATAVRIPVVGGHSEAVNIEFENDFDVNEVRTLLSETPGVTVQDNLEAFSYPMPLYAEGKNDVFVGRIRRDESQPNTLNMWIVADNLRKGAATNTIQIAEYLVKNNLL, from the coding sequence ATGAAAATAGCAGTTGTTGGTGCTACCGGAATGGTAGGCGAAGTAATGCTTAAAGTTTTAAGCGAAAGTTCTTTACCCGTTACAGAATTAATCCCTGTTGCTTCTGAGAAGTCTGTTGGAAAACAAATTGAATGGAGAGGTAAGACATATAGTGTTGTAGGATTGGTGACTGCTGTTGAAATGAAACCTGATGTTGCATTATTTTCTGCAGGTGGACAAACCTCTTTAGATTGGGCACCAAAATTTGCAGCTGTTGGAACAACTGTTATCGATAACTCTTCAGCTTGGCGAATGGATGAAACAAAAAAGTTAGTGGTTCCAGAAATCAATGCGAATGTTCTAACTAAGGAAGATAAAATTATTGCTAACCCTAATTGTTCAACTATACAAATGGTTATGGCTTTAGCTCCACTTCATAAAAAATACAAAGCAAAACGTGTCATTGTTTCAACCTATCAATCTATAACAGGAACTGGTGTAAAAGCGGTTGAACAATTAGAAAACGAATATAAAGGAACTCAAGGTGAAATGGCTTACAAATACCAAATTCACCGTAATGCAATTCCCCAATGTGACGTTTTTGAAGAAAATGGCTACACTAAAGAAGAAATGAAATTAGTTCGCGAAACTAAAAAAATATTAAACGATAATACCATTGCTGTCACAGCTACTGCAGTTAGAATTCCTGTAGTAGGTGGTCATAGTGAAGCTGTTAATATCGAATTTGAAAATGATTTTGACGTAAATGAAGTGCGTACATTATTAAGCGAAACTCCTGGAGTTACTGTCCAAGACAATTTAGAGGCGTTTTCCTACCCTATGCCTTTATACGCAGAAGGGAAAAATGATGTTTTTGTAGGAAGAATTAGAAGAGACGAAAGCCAGCCCAACACTTTAAATATGTGGATTGTAGCCGATAATCTAAGAAAAGGAGCAGCAACAAATACCATTCAAATTGCAGAATATTTAGTTAAAAATAACTTACTATAA
- a CDS encoding TonB-dependent receptor, whose protein sequence is MQRLLLCVFLLSHIIVSAQYSLKGTITNENNVPINDVHIHLGNKITTTNSEGKYSIENLIEGNYKLYISYIGYESISKTILITENTEFSIQLFPSVTNLESVVVSERIMKNSTIDNEQKINSETIENYSNVTLGDALKEISGVSTLKSGTTIVKPVVNGLHSFRVPVISDNVRLEDQQWGVEHAPNFDVNAANSLSVLKGASTLQYGGNAIGGIVVIEPISLKKDTIIGKTIITGASNGRGGSISSSLTKGTRKGWAWNIVGTAKYFGDREAQNYVLSNTGNREQNFSGNLKYVQDNYSISGSYNFYNAQMGILKASHIGNVTDLYNAITNQEPYIVEPFSYNINRPKQEVQHHLAKLFYEQKLNDFSKIDFQYAFQFNNRKEFDVRRNSEDERPALDLNLASHNFQTNYKYSKESWKFTNGINFGYQNNVANPNTGVRPLIPNFDKFDFGIYSITNYKIDNSLKIEGGIRYDFSRIMASKYYLKSRWDERGYDEDFSQFIVEDYGTQWLTKPTFDYHNFAGSIGFNKQFHHEINWLFSIGLATRNPNVSELFSDGLHHAIGQIELGDLRLQQEKALKINSTIRKEWKKVTLEANPFISRIADFIYLQPTGFETTIRGAFPVWEYNQTDALLTGIDVSGSWIINKHFSYSGNLAYIIGRDIKTDDYLIDMPPFNTTHSIQYKNEKWNNLLLGLKSETVLKQTNYPNFNFETNIVVDGNLTPVTVDISSPTKTYSLLHFQAEYQFSIFKNKTLATAFSVQNLLNTNYRDYLNRQRFYAEEMGRNFQIQLKFNY, encoded by the coding sequence ATGCAACGTTTATTGCTTTGTGTTTTCTTATTGTCGCATATTATAGTAAGTGCTCAATATTCTTTAAAAGGTACAATTACAAATGAAAATAATGTACCCATTAACGATGTGCATATTCACTTAGGCAATAAGATTACAACAACAAATAGTGAAGGAAAGTATTCGATTGAAAATCTTATAGAAGGAAATTATAAACTATACATTTCCTACATTGGTTATGAATCTATCTCTAAAACTATTTTAATTACTGAAAATACTGAATTTAGCATTCAATTATTTCCAAGTGTTACTAATTTAGAATCTGTTGTGGTTAGCGAACGTATTATGAAAAATAGTACAATTGATAACGAGCAAAAAATAAATTCTGAAACTATTGAAAATTATAGCAATGTAACTTTAGGTGATGCTTTGAAAGAGATTTCGGGTGTAAGTACATTAAAATCTGGAACAACTATTGTAAAACCAGTTGTTAACGGCTTACATAGTTTTAGAGTACCCGTTATTAGTGACAATGTTCGACTAGAAGATCAACAATGGGGCGTAGAACATGCTCCCAATTTTGATGTAAATGCCGCTAATTCACTTTCCGTATTAAAAGGAGCGTCAACACTTCAATATGGAGGAAACGCTATTGGCGGAATTGTTGTAATCGAACCAATTTCTTTAAAAAAAGACACAATAATAGGAAAAACCATTATTACTGGAGCTTCAAACGGAAGAGGTGGAAGTATCAGTTCGAGCTTAACAAAAGGAACTCGAAAGGGTTGGGCATGGAACATTGTTGGTACTGCTAAATATTTTGGCGACCGAGAAGCTCAAAATTACGTCTTATCTAACACTGGCAATCGTGAACAAAACTTTTCGGGAAACTTAAAATATGTTCAAGATAATTATAGTATTTCTGGTTCTTATAATTTCTATAATGCGCAAATGGGTATTTTAAAAGCTTCTCATATTGGTAATGTAACCGATTTGTATAATGCGATTACAAACCAAGAGCCATATATAGTAGAGCCGTTTAGTTACAATATAAATCGCCCTAAACAAGAAGTGCAACATCATTTGGCAAAATTATTTTACGAACAAAAGTTAAATGATTTTTCAAAAATCGATTTCCAATATGCTTTTCAATTTAACAATAGAAAGGAATTTGATGTTCGTAGAAATAGTGAAGATGAAAGACCCGCTTTAGATTTAAATTTAGCTTCGCATAACTTTCAAACGAACTACAAATATTCTAAAGAAAGTTGGAAATTTACAAATGGTATTAATTTTGGTTACCAAAACAATGTTGCAAATCCTAATACAGGTGTCAGACCATTAATTCCAAATTTTGACAAATTTGATTTTGGTATCTATTCAATTACGAATTATAAAATTGACAATTCGCTTAAAATTGAAGGTGGAATTCGTTATGATTTTTCAAGGATTATGGCTTCGAAATATTATTTGAAATCGAGATGGGATGAACGTGGTTACGATGAAGATTTTTCGCAATTCATTGTTGAAGACTATGGAACACAATGGCTAACAAAACCAACTTTTGATTATCACAATTTTGCTGGAAGTATTGGTTTTAACAAACAGTTTCATCATGAAATTAATTGGCTGTTTAGTATTGGTTTAGCAACAAGAAATCCAAATGTTTCTGAACTTTTTAGTGATGGTTTACATCATGCTATTGGTCAAATAGAATTAGGTGATTTACGTTTGCAACAAGAAAAAGCTTTGAAAATCAATTCAACTATTCGAAAAGAATGGAAAAAAGTAACACTTGAAGCTAATCCTTTTATCAGTCGTATAGCCGATTTTATTTATTTACAGCCAACTGGATTTGAAACAACAATTCGTGGAGCATTTCCTGTTTGGGAATACAATCAAACCGATGCTTTGTTAACCGGAATTGACGTTAGCGGAAGTTGGATTATCAATAAACATTTTAGTTATAGTGGAAACTTAGCTTATATAATAGGTCGCGATATAAAAACAGATGATTATTTAATCGACATGCCTCCATTTAACACAACGCATAGTATTCAATACAAAAATGAAAAATGGAATAATTTATTGTTAGGATTAAAGTCAGAAACGGTTTTAAAACAAACTAATTATCCAAATTTTAATTTTGAAACGAACATAGTTGTTGATGGAAATTTAACTCCTGTTACTGTTGATATTAGTTCGCCAACAAAAACTTATAGTCTTTTACATTTTCAAGCCGAATATCAATTTTCAATATTTAAAAACAAAACACTAGCGACTGCTTTTTCTGTTCAAAATTTATTAAACACTAATTATAGAGACTACCTAAATCGCCAAAGATTTTATGCCGAAGAAATGGGTAGAAATTTTCAAATTCAATTAAAATTTAATTATTAA
- a CDS encoding type 1 periplasmic binding fold superfamily protein, producing MKHLKLTSFALLAFTLFSCSNDDSGPVNEEEVITTIRVTLTNGGNTITLQSQDLDGDGPNAPVVTVSGNLDTSTTYLGSVEFLNELENPAEDITAEVEEEGVDHQLFFDLTNSLGTITYDDVDDNGNPIGLEFNLVTGSSGSGTLTVTLRHEPNKEASGVSDGDITNAGGSTDAEVSFPITVSL from the coding sequence ATGAAACATTTAAAATTAACATCATTCGCATTATTAGCATTTACATTATTTTCTTGTTCAAACGATGATTCTGGGCCAGTAAACGAAGAAGAAGTAATCACTACAATTAGGGTTACTTTAACAAACGGTGGAAATACTATTACTTTACAATCTCAAGATTTAGATGGAGACGGGCCAAACGCTCCTGTAGTTACAGTTTCTGGAAATTTAGATACGAGTACAACTTATTTAGGTTCTGTAGAATTTCTAAACGAATTAGAAAATCCTGCTGAAGACATTACAGCAGAAGTTGAAGAAGAGGGCGTAGATCACCAGTTATTTTTTGACTTAACAAATTCTTTAGGAACAATTACTTATGACGATGTAGATGATAATGGTAACCCAATTGGTTTAGAGTTCAATTTAGTAACTGGTAGCTCAGGCTCTGGCACTTTAACTGTTACTTTACGTCACGAACCAAACAAAGAAGCTTCTGGTGTTAGTGATGGAGACATTACAAATGCAGGAGGCTCAACAGATGCCGAAGTTAGTTTCCCAATAACAGTTTCGTTATAA